The Ranitomeya imitator isolate aRanImi1 chromosome 8, aRanImi1.pri, whole genome shotgun sequence genome window below encodes:
- the FAM3D gene encoding protein FAM3D produces the protein MRWIGAVRILAILCTLLSTWYFSEKVFLSKWEAHSLRNLFGQNVKNEKSLKKFNKKCGNDKECPADYFAFKIISGAANVVGPSICFENTVLMSNVKNNNGKGLNIALLNASTTELIKIGHFDMYSGDVQNLINFLEPMKEGTLILMASFDDPATKLNDKARELLTSYGSSYANKMGFRDSWTFVGGKGLKNKSPFEQHLKNNKETNKYDGWPEVLELSGCIPKKMD, from the exons ATGAGGTGGATAG GAGCAGTACGGATTTTGGCGATTTTGTGCACGCTGCTGTCAACGTGGTATTTTTCAGAAAAAGTATTTCTCTCGAAATGGGAAGCGCATTCCTTACGGAATTTATTTG GACAAAATGTGAAAAATGAAAAGA GCCtgaaaaaatttaataaaaaatgcgGTAATGATAAAGAATGTCCAGCAGACTACTTTGCCTTCAAAATAATTAGTGGAGCAGCCAATGTGGTCGGCCCTTCCATCTGCTTCGAGAACACAGT GCTTATGAGTAACGTGAAAAACAACAATGGAAAAGGATTGAATATTGCACTACTAAATG CCAGCACAACAGAGCTTATAAAGATAGGTCATTTTGATATGTATTCTGGAG ATGTACAGAATCTTATTAACTTTTTGGAACCAATGAAAGAGGGCACGTTAATACTTATGGCATCATTCGATGATCCGGCCACAAA ACTGAATGACAAAGCCAGAGAACTGCTTACCAGTTATGGAAGCAGTTATGCCAACAAAATGGGATTCCGAGACTCCTGGACTTTCGTTGGAGGAAAAGGATTAAAGAACAAGAGCCCCTTTGAACAG CACCTCAAGAACAACAAGGAAACCAATAAATATGACGGCTGGCCGGAAGTTCTGGAACTTAGTGGATGTATTCCTAAAAAAATGGACTAA